Part of the Sphingomonas morindae genome, GCCTATCGCAAGCTCGGCGGCCGCGTCGTCTATTCGGTCGAGGATCTCGAGACGTGGACGGCACGAGGCGCCGTCACCTCGACCTCCGACCCGCGCGGTAGCGTGCTGCCGGCCAAGCGCCATGCGCTGCCCGCCGTCCCGCAGCCCGGCCGCTACGCTCGCTGACGCCGCCGCTCGTGACCCGTCACGCCGGCGAACGCGCGCAGCTCGACCTATTCCGAGCGCTGCCCGGTGACCTTGCCCCCCGCGATGCGCAGGACCTCATGGCCTATCCCTTCTTCTCGCTTGCCAAGTCGAAGCGCCTCGCGCCGATCGACTTCCGCGCCGGCACGATCGTCATCCGCGTCGAGGCCGTGCCTGAGCACGGCATGGCGACCATCTGGGATGCCGACGTGCTGATCTGGGCGGCGAGCCAGATCGTCGAGGCGCGCGACGCCGGGCTGAAACCCTCGCGCCTCATGGCGACAACACCCTACGAGATCCTCAACTTCATCGGCCGCGGCGTCAGCTTACGCGACTACGACCGGCTGAAGGCCGCCCTCGACCGGCTCCAG contains:
- a CDS encoding helix-turn-helix transcriptional regulator produces the protein MRPDPAVLPPRYLRTKEAAEFLSLSARTLEKHRTYGTGPAYRKLGGRVVYSVEDLETWTARGAVTSTSDPRGSVLPAKRHALPAVPQPGRYAR